One region of Mucilaginibacter gotjawali genomic DNA includes:
- a CDS encoding Ig-like domain-containing protein, whose amino-acid sequence MKIRVLLYLFLLLGIKGYAQPCTLNVSINQSAPSICSGYNVTLTATTSGGTAPFTYIWNTGETTSSIAVNKAGTYTVTVSDKSAGCPPVKKSITIAVTTTPNAPTASGVTVCANTPAVLKATAPGGNYQWYDAPSGGNFLASGATFTTPPINATTVFFVETTIGGCTSPRTAVGVSLPVKPVAAGVQVCAGNAAILTASGNGTLTWYNAPNGTPLATGTTFTTPALNINTTYYVTSTANGCESNPTSVTVTVTPVPQAPTAANVSVCSGSSANLHASANGGIFNWYNTPAGGTPLISSPDYTTPPLFVNTAYYVSTAINTCESPRVKVLVTVNSPPAPPISQTVNTCYQSSVTLTAKGSGAASFDWYDAPTGGNLLATGATFTTPVLSNSTTYYIEANNLGCISTRSAINVIVSPQVAAPTAGGAVICSGSTATLTATSQGGTYQWYSAAVAGKLLASGAGFTTPPLVNTTTYYVQNTIGGCVSPRVAVTVTVTPALAAPTAQATSICAGSPATLSASGSPGGYSWYDQAAGGNLLATTQAFVTPALAATTTYYVESTTATCTSARTAVKVTVNPSPVAPTLNPVSVCPGTPAILTATGATGTVKWYDAPAGGNLLASGNTYKTPALKANTTYYAESTLGQCTSQRVAVTVSITTLFDPQFQYSSGTFCSSGANQTPVINNPNGGVFSAAPAGLVFVSTATGEINVAGSVPGTYTVSFAGNGACAGVTSAKIVIGVALSASFSYNQPFCQFGVNPLPVSPVGSAGGSFSSSPAGLVFVNTSTGEIDLSKSAPGNYTITNTIVGFGAACPASSATFNVTINPSALVNAGPNQVVPSGSKVQLAGSIIGGITTGAWSGGTGSFSNPALPNAVYTPGPGETVARLTLTSTDPPGPCGPVSSSVTINFSPLPASPTVQSINDCAGSSATLSATAPGGTYQWYDAAVAGTLLSTGPNFTTPVLNANVTYYVQTTVNGVTSNRTAVTVTVNAVPAAPIAAPAQTCIGSGATLTASGSAGTYQWYDAAIGGNLLWNTNTYTTPALNAPASYFVQTTVNGCISARTRVDVTVTQVPNITSGGKGVICSGVPQNYTITSDVPTATFSWSRAAVPGISNPAVNNQVTSTIAETLINTSINAVNVTYVITPISGACSGPPLNYVVTVYPTPAVISPLTATVCDNNTAAYAVTFNVPVAAFSWSRAAVPGISNAAVSGQTATTIREVLFNITNAPIDVTYNFNFATATCPGAPTSMVMTVYPQAVVTSASAGIACTGSPQGYVLTSNIPSATFNWSRAAVAGISNPAVSNQTKSTIDETLINTTFSTIGVVYIITPIANGCPGTPFRYTVSVNPPLPVAVATSNSPVCIGSTIHLSTPPVNGATYLWTGPNGYTSTKQNPDITNVTNADAGVYSMTFTVKGCSSIPFPVVVNIDQLPVANAGPNQTVCIGSPVVSLNGSVTGGTTTGIWTTAGTGTFSKSDNLQAKYTPSAADKAAGSVVLTLTSTSKDNCTISTSPVTITFDSGPVISSSPTGGACTGVPQNYVITSNEPAATYSWSRAAVAGISNPAVNNQTGGTITESLINTTPNPVDVVYLITPTGNGCPGVPFKYTATVNPALPVVSVSSNTPVCVGSTITLTATPLPGATYAWTGPNGFTSADQNPNIANVTQSAAGAYSMVFTYKGCTSNPVQTVVTVNDAPVANAGPDQLVCIVAPNIILQGTITGGTGTGIWRTAGTGTFSPSATNLQAQYLPSAADKAAGSVVLTLASTSANCSVSSSSMTVSFGPLPAVNAGPDQDVCSQDANIPVAGTITIPGGGTWSSKGTGTFSAPGQLNTTYAPSAADIKNGSVTLVLTANNPGQCYIATDEMKINFIPPPTVFAGGTVYVLTGSTITLNPTVSDPNVKYQWSPNIDINDITLKNPVVTGTVDRRYTLTVTDIRGCIAQDTVFVKVAPILKINNTFTPNGDGINDYWEITGLIAYINATVDIFDRYGQKVFHSIGYPKAWDGTINGKPVPTGVYYYVINPHFDGQHVLSGYVTVLR is encoded by the coding sequence ATGAAAATACGTGTATTATTATATTTGTTTTTATTACTCGGAATAAAGGGATATGCGCAGCCATGCACTTTAAACGTTAGCATAAATCAGTCGGCTCCAAGTATTTGTTCAGGATATAATGTAACACTTACCGCAACAACATCAGGCGGAACAGCGCCTTTTACTTACATATGGAATACAGGCGAAACAACTTCCTCCATCGCTGTTAATAAAGCCGGTACATATACGGTAACCGTAAGTGATAAAAGCGCAGGCTGCCCGCCGGTAAAAAAAAGCATAACTATTGCAGTTACTACTACACCAAACGCACCAACGGCCAGCGGGGTAACGGTTTGCGCCAATACCCCGGCCGTACTTAAGGCAACTGCGCCGGGCGGCAATTATCAATGGTATGATGCTCCTTCAGGAGGGAATTTTTTAGCCAGCGGTGCTACCTTTACTACGCCTCCTATCAACGCTACAACGGTTTTTTTTGTGGAAACAACTATCGGGGGGTGTACCAGTCCACGGACGGCGGTGGGTGTGAGTTTACCCGTTAAGCCGGTAGCAGCCGGCGTGCAGGTTTGCGCGGGCAATGCCGCCATTTTAACAGCAAGCGGCAACGGCACGCTAACATGGTATAATGCGCCAAACGGCACACCATTGGCCACGGGGACTACTTTTACAACGCCTGCATTAAACATTAATACCACCTACTACGTTACTTCAACCGCCAACGGATGTGAAAGTAATCCCACTTCGGTTACAGTAACAGTAACCCCCGTGCCCCAGGCGCCTACAGCTGCAAATGTATCAGTTTGCTCAGGGTCGTCAGCTAACCTGCATGCCAGTGCAAATGGCGGCATATTTAACTGGTACAATACGCCGGCGGGTGGTACTCCATTAATTTCGAGTCCGGATTATACTACGCCTCCGTTATTTGTAAACACCGCTTATTATGTATCTACGGCAATAAATACTTGCGAAAGTCCGCGTGTTAAGGTGCTTGTAACCGTTAATTCGCCCCCTGCTCCTCCTATATCACAAACGGTTAACACCTGTTACCAAAGCAGTGTTACTTTAACCGCCAAAGGATCGGGAGCTGCAAGTTTTGACTGGTACGATGCCCCGACAGGCGGCAATCTGCTGGCAACAGGCGCTACTTTCACCACGCCGGTTTTAAGTAATTCAACCACTTATTATATAGAGGCCAACAACTTAGGTTGTATAAGCACCCGGTCTGCCATAAATGTAATAGTAAGCCCGCAGGTTGCGGCTCCGACAGCCGGAGGGGCGGTAATTTGTTCAGGATCAACAGCAACTTTAACTGCAACTTCGCAGGGAGGTACTTATCAATGGTATAGTGCGGCAGTTGCCGGAAAGCTGCTGGCATCCGGTGCCGGTTTTACAACTCCGCCACTGGTTAACACCACTACTTATTATGTGCAAAACACTATTGGGGGATGCGTGAGCCCCAGGGTTGCAGTTACAGTTACAGTAACCCCCGCGCTAGCTGCGCCCACGGCGCAGGCCACCTCAATTTGTGCGGGGAGCCCTGCCACGCTTTCTGCTTCTGGCTCACCGGGTGGTTATTCCTGGTACGACCAGGCGGCCGGCGGAAATCTATTGGCGACAACCCAGGCATTTGTTACCCCGGCTTTAGCCGCCACTACTACGTATTATGTGGAATCAACTACGGCAACTTGTACCAGTGCACGTACTGCGGTTAAGGTTACGGTAAACCCCTCACCTGTAGCGCCAACTTTAAACCCGGTATCGGTATGTCCCGGTACCCCGGCAATTTTAACTGCCACAGGCGCAACCGGAACCGTAAAGTGGTATGACGCCCCTGCCGGGGGTAATTTGCTGGCAAGCGGCAATACCTATAAGACACCCGCATTAAAAGCAAATACAACCTACTATGCAGAAAGCACATTAGGGCAATGTACCAGTCAGCGGGTAGCTGTTACTGTTTCTATAACTACATTATTTGATCCGCAATTTCAATATTCTTCGGGTACATTTTGTTCTTCGGGGGCAAATCAAACCCCCGTAATAAATAACCCCAATGGAGGGGTCTTCAGTGCCGCACCTGCCGGGTTGGTATTTGTAAGTACTGCTACAGGCGAAATTAATGTAGCAGGCAGCGTGCCTGGTACATATACCGTATCCTTTGCCGGAAACGGAGCCTGTGCCGGTGTAACTTCTGCTAAAATTGTGATCGGAGTAGCATTGAGTGCATCTTTTTCTTATAATCAGCCTTTTTGCCAGTTTGGTGTAAATCCCTTGCCTGTTTCCCCGGTAGGGTCGGCAGGTGGTTCCTTCAGTTCATCGCCTGCCGGATTGGTTTTTGTAAATACGAGCACGGGAGAAATAGACCTCAGTAAAAGTGCGCCGGGTAATTATACAATTACAAATACCATCGTTGGCTTTGGTGCAGCCTGCCCGGCAAGTAGTGCAACGTTCAATGTAACCATCAACCCCTCGGCGCTTGTTAACGCAGGTCCCAACCAAGTTGTTCCGTCGGGAAGCAAGGTTCAGCTGGCCGGTAGTATTATCGGCGGTATTACGACAGGCGCTTGGTCCGGAGGTACCGGCTCCTTTTCCAATCCGGCACTGCCAAATGCTGTATATACACCCGGCCCGGGCGAAACCGTTGCCAGGCTTACCTTAACATCTACTGATCCGCCGGGACCGTGCGGCCCTGTGTCCTCTTCTGTTACTATTAATTTCAGCCCGTTGCCGGCCAGCCCTACAGTGCAAAGTATTAATGATTGTGCCGGCAGCAGTGCAACATTATCCGCGACTGCACCCGGCGGCACCTACCAATGGTATGACGCGGCGGTTGCAGGTACTTTGCTTTCAACCGGGCCAAATTTTACAACCCCTGTTTTGAATGCTAACGTTACCTATTACGTACAAACCACCGTTAACGGGGTAACAAGCAACCGCACTGCGGTTACCGTAACTGTTAATGCCGTACCGGCTGCACCGATAGCTGCACCCGCGCAGACATGCATAGGCTCAGGAGCAACACTTACTGCAAGCGGATCGGCGGGTACCTACCAATGGTATGACGCAGCCATCGGCGGTAACCTGTTATGGAATACAAATACATATACTACTCCTGCTTTGAATGCCCCTGCTTCTTACTTCGTTCAAACAACAGTTAACGGGTGTATAAGCGCCCGCACCCGGGTTGACGTTACCGTAACCCAGGTGCCAAATATAACAAGCGGTGGCAAAGGGGTTATTTGCAGCGGGGTGCCACAGAATTATACCATTACGTCTGACGTGCCAACAGCGACTTTTAGCTGGAGCAGGGCCGCAGTACCCGGCATAAGTAACCCGGCAGTCAATAATCAAGTCACTTCGACGATCGCAGAAACACTTATCAATACAAGCATAAACGCCGTTAACGTAACTTATGTAATAACGCCAATTTCCGGCGCTTGCTCAGGGCCGCCATTAAACTATGTGGTTACTGTCTATCCAACGCCTGCAGTTATCAGCCCACTAACGGCTACCGTATGTGACAATAATACAGCAGCTTATGCAGTAACGTTTAATGTGCCGGTAGCGGCCTTCTCCTGGAGCCGGGCAGCAGTGCCGGGCATCAGCAACGCGGCAGTTTCCGGCCAAACTGCAACAACCATCAGGGAAGTTTTATTTAATATAACAAATGCCCCTATTGATGTAACGTATAATTTTAATTTTGCCACGGCAACTTGCCCAGGCGCCCCAACGAGCATGGTCATGACGGTTTATCCGCAAGCGGTAGTCACCAGCGCTTCGGCGGGAATTGCTTGTACCGGTTCGCCGCAGGGGTATGTATTAACATCAAATATACCTTCAGCTACTTTTAACTGGAGCCGCGCGGCAGTGGCCGGGATAAGTAACCCGGCAGTTTCAAACCAAACGAAAAGCACTATAGACGAAACCTTGATTAATACAACGTTCAGTACAATTGGCGTTGTGTATATAATCACACCTATTGCAAACGGCTGTCCGGGTACACCCTTCAGATATACTGTAAGTGTAAACCCTCCGTTGCCGGTAGCGGTGGCTACCAGCAATTCGCCTGTTTGTATAGGCAGTACAATACATTTAAGCACCCCGCCGGTAAACGGCGCCACCTACTTGTGGACAGGCCCGAACGGCTACACCTCCACCAAACAAAATCCGGATATTACCAATGTTACCAATGCCGATGCCGGTGTTTATTCCATGACATTTACAGTTAAAGGTTGTTCAAGCATCCCTTTTCCGGTGGTGGTTAATATCGACCAGCTTCCTGTGGCAAATGCAGGCCCTAACCAAACGGTATGTATTGGTTCCCCGGTTGTTTCGTTAAACGGAAGTGTGACAGGTGGTACCACAACAGGTATCTGGACTACTGCCGGGACCGGTACTTTTTCTAAATCAGACAACCTGCAGGCGAAATACACACCTTCAGCCGCGGATAAGGCTGCCGGGTCGGTAGTGCTTACTTTGACCTCTACAAGTAAAGATAATTGTACTATTTCTACCAGCCCCGTGACAATAACTTTTGACTCTGGTCCTGTAATAAGTAGTTCGCCGACCGGGGGAGCATGCACCGGGGTGCCGCAAAATTATGTGATCACTTCAAATGAGCCCGCTGCCACCTATAGCTGGAGCAGGGCCGCGGTGGCAGGAATAAGTAACCCGGCCGTAAATAATCAAACGGGTGGTACAATAACTGAATCATTGATTAATACGACGCCTAATCCGGTTGATGTAGTTTATTTGATAACACCAACCGGAAACGGATGCCCTGGAGTGCCTTTTAAATACACGGCAACCGTTAACCCGGCATTGCCGGTAGTAAGCGTTTCAAGTAATACACCGGTTTGTGTTGGCAGTACGATAACTTTAACTGCAACCCCGCTACCCGGCGCCACCTATGCATGGACAGGCCCGAACGGGTTTACCTCCGCCGACCAAAACCCGAATATTGCCAACGTTACGCAAAGCGCTGCCGGGGCATACTCCATGGTGTTCACTTACAAAGGTTGCACCAGCAACCCGGTACAAACCGTTGTGACGGTGAATGACGCGCCGGTAGCCAACGCAGGCCCCGACCAGTTGGTTTGTATTGTGGCTCCCAATATCATATTGCAGGGCACCATAACAGGAGGCACGGGTACAGGTATATGGCGTACTGCCGGTACCGGTACTTTTTCGCCGTCAGCCACCAATTTACAGGCCCAGTACCTGCCTTCGGCCGCAGATAAGGCAGCGGGTTCGGTAGTGCTTACTTTAGCCTCAACCAGCGCCAACTGCAGTGTTTCTTCCAGCTCTATGACAGTGAGCTTTGGCCCGCTTCCGGCAGTAAATGCCGGCCCTGACCAGGATGTTTGTTCGCAGGATGCAAATATACCGGTAGCCGGTACAATTACCATACCGGGCGGGGGTACATGGAGTTCAAAAGGAACAGGTACATTTAGCGCCCCGGGGCAGTTAAATACCACTTATGCGCCATCGGCTGCCGATATTAAAAATGGATCAGTTACCCTGGTTTTAACTGCGAATAACCCGGGACAATGTTATATCGCTACCGATGAAATGAAAATAAATTTCATCCCCCCACCTACGGTTTTTGCAGGCGGAACGGTGTATGTTTTAACCGGATCTACTATAACTTTAAACCCTACAGTAAGCGACCCTAATGTAAAGTACCAATGGTCGCCCAATATTGATATTAACGATATCACCTTGAAAAATCCGGTGGTTACCGGCACCGTCGATCGCAGGTATACTTTAACAGTAACTGATATAAGGGGCTGTATTGCCCAGGATACTGTTTTTGTAAAAGTGGCGCCCATATTAAAGATCAATAATACTTTTACGCCTAATGGCGATGGGATTAATGACTATTGGGAAATAACCGGGTTGATTGCCTATATAAATGCTACCGTGGATATATTTGACCGCTACGGCCAAAAGGTATTTCATTCAATTGGTTATCCAAAAGCATGGGATGGTACGATAAATGGAAAGCCGGTACCGACGGGCGTTTATTACTATGTCATCAATCCCCACTTTGACGGGCAGCACGTTTTGTCGGGATATGTGACGGTACTTCGATAG
- a CDS encoding sialate O-acetylesterase, whose product MRLLIATTLILCTFLRGLAQVTPSGIFSDHMVLQRGQDIPVWGRAATKTKVKVTIDGQSASATANEKGAWKTILKPMIAGGPYVMTISSGKETLVYHDVMVGEVWICSGQSNMEFQLRNALGYNFEQKNAPSQTIRQFRVTDKMSLQPETDIKEGNWVKADTNTVGDFTAVGYFFAKQLSKQLNVTVGLIYSNWGGTLAEDWISKEAMLNSPELGEAAKNIPDTWDGVKQRIDKQLKDWAYNKKQVTNYSAEQLAGEPAAFFGDWQKASAPASWEWTGKLYSYRGEGFMQHTVKLDSSYVARHSVLSLGQTDADLELYVNGKLIKKGASSGNFQLDLPAGTWKPGDNSVLINLQSRQKNPSWFGMGLTGGANDLYVRFADTTINLADNNWYVMPDLSKPYHFDFLPNNTAFSLYNAMISPLIPYAIAGVIWYQGESNADKAFQYRTTFPLLITDWRSKWNRDFPFLFVQLSSFGGMQNSNIGSNWAELREAQTMTLQLPNTGMAVTTDIGDALNIHPRDKADVGLRLASKALTMVYHLQGFAESPLYTSADFSAGYAIVNFKNAVNGLMAKDKYGYIKGFELAGADHKFYYAQAGIIDGGKVKVWCSQVPKPVAVRYAWTDAPIEANLYNMEGFPVGPFRSDSWKGTTEGKKFE is encoded by the coding sequence ATGCGACTATTAATTGCCACCACTTTGATATTATGCACTTTCCTCAGGGGCCTGGCACAAGTTACGCCTTCAGGGATATTTTCCGACCACATGGTGTTGCAAAGGGGGCAGGATATTCCTGTTTGGGGGCGGGCCGCAACAAAAACAAAGGTAAAAGTAACTATCGACGGACAATCGGCCAGTGCAACGGCTAATGAAAAAGGAGCATGGAAAACGATATTAAAACCGATGATAGCAGGCGGCCCTTATGTGATGACTATTTCTTCAGGAAAAGAAACGTTGGTTTATCACGATGTAATGGTTGGCGAGGTTTGGATCTGTTCGGGCCAATCAAACATGGAGTTCCAATTAAGGAATGCCCTGGGATATAACTTTGAACAAAAAAATGCTCCCTCACAAACCATCCGGCAGTTCAGGGTTACCGATAAAATGAGCCTTCAGCCTGAAACCGATATAAAGGAAGGCAATTGGGTAAAAGCAGATACTAATACCGTTGGAGATTTTACCGCCGTGGGGTATTTTTTTGCCAAACAATTGAGTAAACAATTAAATGTTACCGTAGGCTTAATTTACAGCAATTGGGGTGGAACACTTGCAGAGGACTGGATCAGCAAGGAAGCCATGTTGAATTCGCCTGAGTTGGGCGAAGCTGCAAAAAACATTCCCGATACCTGGGATGGGGTAAAACAAAGGATAGATAAACAATTAAAAGATTGGGCTTATAACAAAAAACAGGTTACCAATTATTCAGCTGAGCAGCTTGCCGGCGAGCCGGCCGCTTTTTTTGGCGACTGGCAAAAAGCAAGCGCCCCTGCATCATGGGAATGGACCGGCAAATTATATTCCTACCGCGGCGAGGGCTTTATGCAGCATACAGTCAAACTCGACAGCAGCTATGTGGCCCGCCACTCTGTGCTTAGTTTAGGACAAACTGATGCTGACCTGGAGTTGTATGTTAATGGTAAATTGATAAAAAAAGGCGCTTCATCGGGCAATTTCCAACTCGACCTGCCAGCCGGAACCTGGAAACCGGGCGATAACAGTGTGTTGATCAATTTGCAATCCCGGCAAAAAAACCCATCGTGGTTTGGGATGGGTTTAACCGGCGGCGCTAATGACCTGTACGTCCGTTTTGCAGATACGACCATTAACCTGGCTGATAATAACTGGTATGTGATGCCCGATTTGAGCAAGCCATATCATTTTGATTTTTTACCAAATAATACTGCTTTTTCGCTATATAACGCAATGATCAGCCCCTTAATACCCTATGCAATAGCAGGTGTTATTTGGTACCAGGGGGAATCAAATGCTGATAAAGCTTTCCAATACCGCACAACTTTTCCGCTGCTGATTACCGATTGGAGAAGTAAATGGAACAGGGATTTTCCTTTCCTGTTTGTTCAGCTATCCTCATTTGGCGGTATGCAAAACAGCAACATTGGCAGCAACTGGGCCGAACTAAGAGAAGCACAAACAATGACGTTGCAATTGCCGAATACCGGCATGGCAGTAACAACCGACATCGGCGATGCGCTAAATATACATCCCCGGGATAAAGCGGACGTGGGCTTAAGACTTGCCAGCAAAGCGTTGACCATGGTATATCATTTACAAGGCTTTGCGGAAAGCCCTTTGTATACTTCGGCTGACTTTTCGGCGGGATATGCTATTGTTAACTTTAAAAATGCAGTCAACGGGCTGATGGCAAAAGACAAATATGGATATATTAAAGGATTTGAACTTGCCGGGGCCGATCATAAGTTTTATTATGCCCAGGCGGGTATCATTGATGGCGGCAAAGTTAAAGTTTGGTGCAGCCAGGTACCGAAGCCGGTGGCAGTTCGTTATGCCTGGACAGATGCGCCAATTGAAGCAAACCTATACAACATGGAAGGCTTTCCGGTTGGCCCGTTTCGCTCAGATAGCTGGAAGGGGACAACAGAAGGTAAAAAATTTGAATAA
- a CDS encoding START domain-containing protein, with protein sequence MKKNCFILCLFLLWFTQAMGQGNWELKKDEDGIAVYTRKPAKGNLKELRVVCELEATKTQLINTLQNIGDYNSWVYSNKKSEIIKTVNPMNIIYYSQSRLPWPIKDRDLIVQLTIAPGQDALNIQAKSLPDYLPKEKDYVRVPYSLAVWKVTQTPANKLKVDYTFSVDPGGSIPAWLVNATITVGPYNSFYKLREILRAQKSPVIN encoded by the coding sequence ATGAAAAAAAATTGTTTCATCCTATGTTTATTCCTTCTTTGGTTTACACAGGCCATGGGCCAGGGAAATTGGGAATTAAAAAAAGATGAAGACGGAATTGCAGTTTATACCCGTAAACCGGCAAAGGGCAATTTAAAAGAATTGCGGGTAGTATGCGAGCTGGAAGCCACTAAGACCCAACTGATCAACACCCTGCAAAATATCGGAGATTATAATAGCTGGGTTTATTCGAACAAAAAATCAGAAATTATTAAAACGGTAAACCCGATGAATATTATTTATTATTCACAATCCCGTTTACCTTGGCCCATAAAAGACCGCGACCTGATTGTTCAACTTACCATTGCCCCGGGCCAGGATGCTTTAAATATCCAGGCAAAAAGCCTCCCCGATTACCTGCCAAAAGAAAAAGATTACGTGCGTGTGCCCTACTCGTTAGCGGTATGGAAAGTAACCCAAACCCCGGCAAATAAATTAAAGGTTGATTATACTTTTAGCGTAGACCCAGGCGGAAGTATCCCTGCATGGCTGGTAAATGCTACCATAACGGTAGGCCCGTATAACTCATTTTACAAACTTCGCGAAATATTAAGGGCCCAGAAAAGTCCCGTGATCAATTAA
- a CDS encoding serine hydrolase domain-containing protein, with protein MQDTKFIHKLIILLIGSFLTTGIVGAQVNNAGNSQQLIIHRIDSILQSQVNDSKIPGAVIEIKRGDAVIYKQAYGFAQKFNYRHELLAEPEKMTTEHMFDIASLTKVVGTTTSIMLLVDKGLIKVDDPVGKYIKAFTTPDKASITIRHLLTHTAGLYEWYPLYYRAGNKQETFKLIGELPLAFPVGAQRKYSDLGFTVLGEIVEVVSGQSLDQFEEQNIFKPLGMTHTMYNPLQKSRDFKIASTSFGNPYEHRMVYDPELGYQFKEIKHDQWNGWRHYILKGEVNDGNAWYAEKGVAGAAGIFSTVDDIQKLVDMLMNKGKVGNVQFISENTINAFLTKDKFNNGLGWMMDPENSFMKNGPEGTFGHTGFTGTSICVVPSKDVSIILLINRQQMGLIDNKEYYNVNAIRALVFKAVMAYCKAN; from the coding sequence ATGCAGGATACTAAATTTATTCATAAACTGATCATTTTATTAATAGGGTCTTTCCTGACCACAGGCATCGTTGGCGCACAAGTAAATAACGCCGGTAATTCGCAGCAGCTGATTATACACAGAATTGACAGTATCCTGCAAAGCCAGGTGAATGACAGTAAAATCCCCGGTGCAGTTATCGAAATAAAGCGAGGCGATGCTGTAATTTATAAACAAGCCTACGGCTTTGCCCAAAAATTTAATTACCGGCACGAACTTTTGGCTGAGCCTGAAAAAATGACAACGGAGCATATGTTTGACATCGCTTCGCTTACTAAGGTGGTTGGTACTACCACCTCAATTATGTTATTGGTTGATAAGGGCCTTATTAAAGTGGACGACCCGGTTGGGAAATATATCAAAGCATTTACCACTCCAGACAAGGCCTCCATCACCATCCGCCACCTCTTAACCCATACGGCGGGGCTTTATGAGTGGTATCCCTTATATTATCGCGCCGGCAATAAACAGGAGACTTTTAAACTGATTGGCGAATTGCCCCTGGCTTTCCCGGTTGGTGCACAGCGTAAATACAGCGACCTCGGTTTTACGGTTCTTGGCGAGATTGTGGAAGTGGTTTCTGGCCAATCTCTTGATCAGTTTGAAGAACAAAACATTTTTAAACCGTTAGGGATGACACATACCATGTATAACCCGCTGCAAAAGAGCAGGGATTTTAAAATAGCATCAACCTCCTTTGGCAACCCTTACGAACACAGAATGGTGTATGACCCGGAACTTGGCTACCAGTTTAAAGAAATTAAACACGACCAATGGAACGGCTGGCGCCATTATATTTTAAAGGGAGAAGTGAATGATGGCAACGCCTGGTATGCCGAAAAAGGCGTTGCAGGCGCCGCAGGAATATTTTCGACGGTGGATGATATACAAAAGTTGGTTGATATGCTGATGAACAAAGGCAAGGTTGGCAATGTGCAGTTTATTTCGGAAAACACTATCAATGCCTTTTTAACTAAAGACAAATTTAACAATGGCTTAGGCTGGATGATGGACCCCGAAAACTCATTTATGAAAAACGGCCCCGAAGGGACTTTTGGCCATACCGGTTTTACCGGGACAAGCATTTGTGTGGTGCCTTCAAAAGACGTTTCTATCATTTTACTCATCAACCGCCAGCAAATGGGACTTATTGATAACAAAGAATATTACAACGTTAATGCCATCCGGGCACTGGTATTTAAAGCGGTAATGGCGTATTGTAAAGCGAATTAG
- a CDS encoding GNAT family N-acetyltransferase, giving the protein MSQPDTPFNIEFTTNPADFAACAVIMAATDPWITLGIAYEDCLKAFGGTFREVFLMKNETEIMGFVIMQPQGTFKGYIQTLAINKHYRGKGYGTQLLGFCQDRILTYSPNIFICVSSFNKGAIQLYKKFGFELIGELKDFIKPGFDELLLRKTVGPITGYQPKSAK; this is encoded by the coding sequence ATGTCGCAGCCTGATACCCCATTCAATATTGAATTTACAACTAACCCCGCGGATTTTGCGGCTTGCGCAGTGATCATGGCGGCTACAGATCCCTGGATAACATTGGGTATTGCTTATGAGGATTGTTTAAAGGCTTTTGGCGGCACATTCAGGGAGGTTTTTTTGATGAAAAACGAAACTGAAATAATGGGGTTCGTCATTATGCAGCCGCAGGGAACTTTTAAGGGCTATATCCAAACCCTCGCCATAAATAAACATTATCGGGGTAAGGGCTACGGGACGCAATTACTCGGGTTTTGCCAGGATCGTATTTTAACGTATTCACCCAATATTTTTATCTGTGTTAGCTCGTTTAATAAAGGGGCCATTCAACTTTACAAAAAATTTGGCTTCGAGCTGATAGGCGAACTCAAAGATTTTATAAAGCCTGGCTTCGACGAATTACTGCTGCGGAAAACTGTTGGGCCGATTACCGGTTATCAACCCAAATCCGCTAAATAA